The window ACAATGGCTGAGCACGATGGCGCTCAGGTCGCCCAGGCCCGTCGCCGCCTGCAGCGGTCCGGCGGTGCCGGGACCGCAATCGTGCAACACGGTTGCGCCGGCGCTCTGCACCAGGAAGCCGGTACACGGGTTGTCGGTGGCGGCGTAGGAGCCCGACGAGCCGAGCACGGTCACCTTCAGGTCGGTCATGTGGTCACCACTGATGCGCCTCGACGGTGTCGAGCTCGGGGCCCAGGAGCTCGCGGCCGAGCCGTGCGAACGTCTCGACATCACCACTGGAGACGAAGCGGCGGACCGCGGGATCGGTGCCCCGCCGGGCGACGCCGAGCGCGTCGATCGCCCGCTGGACCTCGAAGGCGGTCTCGTCGGCCGACGACACCAGGACCACGTCACGTCCCATGACATCGGCGATCGTGCGGGCCAGGAACGGATAGTGGGTGCAGCCGAGGAGCAGGCTGTCGACCTTCGCCTCCTGGACGGGAGCGAGCAGTCGCTGGGCCAACACGTGGACCTGATCGGAGCGGGTCTCGCCTCGCTCCACGAACTCGACGAACCCCGGACACGCGGCGCACGTCAACGAGACGTCGGGGGCCAGCACGTCGGCCAGGCCCTGATAGGTGCCGCTGGCGACGGTGCCGACGGTCGCGATCATGCCGACGCGCCCGGTGACCGTCACCTCCAGCAACGACCGCAGCCCCGGTTCGATCACACCGATCACCGGGACGTCGACCAGATCCTGCAAGTCGTCGAGGGCCACGGCCGATGCCGTGTTGCACGCGACGACGATCATCTTCGGATCGTGGGCCTCGACCAGCCACTCGGTGATCTGACGCGAGAAACCCCGTACCTCGTCGTGGGTCCGGGGTCCGTAGGGATAGCGGGCCGTGTCGCCGAAGTAGACGAGATGCTCGTGCGGAAGGAGGTCGATCACCGCTCGCGCCACGGTGAGACCACCGAATCCCGAGTCGAACATCGCCACCGGGCGATCGGTTGCGTTCATCACGCCAGGCTAGAAGCCCCCGACCGCCTAGTCAGGGAGCCATGAGAACGCGCGCTCAGCGCTCCTCTTTGAACATCACGTGCTTGCGGATCTTGGGGTCGTACTTCATGATCTCGATGCGTTCACGAGTGTTGGTCTTGTTCTTCGTGGTCACGTAGGTGTAGCCCGTGCCCGCGGTCGAACGCAGCTTGATGATGGGACGCTTGTCGCTTGCAGCCATGACCGTTCCTCAGACCTTCTGGCCGTTGCGGCGCATCTCGGCGACGACGGACTCGAGGCCGCGCT is drawn from Acidimicrobiales bacterium and contains these coding sequences:
- the murI gene encoding glutamate racemase is translated as MNATDRPVAMFDSGFGGLTVARAVIDLLPHEHLVYFGDTARYPYGPRTHDEVRGFSRQITEWLVEAHDPKMIVVACNTASAVALDDLQDLVDVPVIGVIEPGLRSLLEVTVTGRVGMIATVGTVASGTYQGLADVLAPDVSLTCAACPGFVEFVERGETRSDQVHVLAQRLLAPVQEAKVDSLLLGCTHYPFLARTIADVMGRDVVLVSSADETAFEVQRAIDALGVARRGTDPAVRRFVSSGDVETFARLGRELLGPELDTVEAHQW
- the rpmG gene encoding 50S ribosomal protein L33; the encoded protein is MAASDKRPIIKLRSTAGTGYTYVTTKNKTNTRERIEIMKYDPKIRKHVMFKEER